In the genome of Variibacter gotjawalensis, one region contains:
- a CDS encoding toll/interleukin-1 receptor domain-containing protein, whose product MADIFISYKKEDAGRVIRLVETLRAEGFSVWWDHGIKAGSEWDRAIRSELDAARLVIAVWSNASVSAIWVKEEANFGKNRGILLPVKIDNVDPPFGFTMIQAADLVGWAGDREDPRWDFLMHAVREQLSGETPATFEAPLRQAPKAPTPPPQSSSKTAIIAIAAVLLLVLIGGAIALFTLGGNRQTAVPTPAPAPPPVVAAPTPPPQPQITENEQKLWDQAFEAKTRQGFQTYLVSYPNGAYAQRARDILLTCRSEQREGWKPGPDVANQMLRGVGDTTSGMSQPQACQKAKDDVIAMAKRLCETITTNGGYRAPKWTVGDKDCECNSPNPRVTICIADLPYSCRWEMKVSERVEICG is encoded by the coding sequence ATGGCCGACATTTTCATCTCCTATAAAAAAGAAGACGCGGGGCGTGTGATCCGCCTCGTCGAGACGCTGCGCGCCGAAGGCTTCAGCGTGTGGTGGGACCACGGCATCAAGGCTGGCAGCGAATGGGATCGCGCCATCCGCAGCGAACTCGACGCCGCGCGCCTCGTCATCGCGGTGTGGTCGAACGCATCCGTCAGCGCGATCTGGGTCAAGGAAGAAGCCAACTTCGGCAAGAACCGCGGCATCTTGCTGCCGGTGAAGATCGACAACGTCGATCCGCCATTCGGCTTCACGATGATTCAAGCCGCCGATCTCGTCGGCTGGGCCGGTGACCGCGAAGACCCGCGTTGGGACTTCCTGATGCATGCGGTCCGCGAGCAGCTCTCGGGCGAGACGCCGGCGACATTCGAAGCGCCGCTGCGCCAAGCGCCGAAAGCACCCACGCCGCCGCCGCAGAGTTCGTCGAAGACCGCGATTATCGCGATCGCTGCCGTGTTGCTTCTGGTGTTGATCGGCGGCGCGATCGCGCTGTTCACGTTAGGCGGCAATCGCCAGACGGCGGTACCCACGCCTGCGCCGGCCCCGCCGCCGGTCGTCGCCGCGCCGACGCCGCCGCCACAGCCGCAGATCACCGAGAACGAACAGAAGCTGTGGGATCAGGCGTTCGAGGCGAAGACGCGCCAGGGCTTCCAAACGTATCTCGTGTCGTACCCGAACGGCGCTTACGCGCAGCGCGCCCGCGATATCCTGCTCACCTGCCGCAGCGAACAGCGTGAAGGCTGGAAGCCGGGTCCGGACGTAGCCAACCAGATGCTGCGCGGCGTCGGCGACACGACGTCCGGCATGTCGCAGCCGCAAGCGTGCCAGAAGGCGAAGGACGACGTCATCGCGATGGCGAAACGCCTGTGCGAAACCATCACGACCAACGGCGGCTATCGCGCGCCGAAATGGACCGTCGGCGACAAGGACTGTGAATGCAACAGCCCGAACCCGCGCGTCACCATCTGCATCGCGGACCTGCCGTATTCGTGCCGGTGGGAGATGAAGGTCTCCGAGCGCGTCGAAATCTGCGGTTGA
- a CDS encoding NAD(P)/FAD-dependent oxidoreductase, with the protein MADTKHRVVIVGGGAGGLELATRLGDKFGKRGRADITLVDRMRAHLWKPLLHQVAAGTMDLGDHELDYLAQAHWHHFHYRVGEMIGLDRETREILLAAYVDDEGHEVTAPRRVPYDTLIIAIGSMSNDFATPGVSEHAVSLDTPTQADRFHRRLVNAAIRAHAQDHPLRPGQLNVAIIGAGATGTELAAELHYTTRQLVMYGLDRIDVERDVKINLIDAAPRILPALPERLSVAAAKLLEKLGVKIFTGARVTAVTADGVKLDGDVLIPAELVVWAAGVKAPDFLRDIGGLENNRANQLVVTPTLQSTRDPNIFAIGDCAACTWDQPGKLVPPRAQAAHQQASHMVGQIRRVLAGEALKVWRYRDFGSLVSLGEYSTVGNLMGGLAGRSLWIEGLFARLTYKSLYKMHQLALHGFWKVSLDTLARLITRRTEPHVKLH; encoded by the coding sequence ATGGCCGACACCAAACATCGCGTCGTCATCGTCGGTGGCGGAGCCGGAGGGCTCGAACTCGCGACGCGCCTTGGCGACAAATTCGGCAAGCGCGGCCGCGCCGATATCACGCTCGTCGATCGTATGCGGGCGCATCTTTGGAAGCCGCTGCTGCATCAAGTCGCCGCCGGCACGATGGATCTCGGTGACCACGAACTCGACTATCTCGCGCAAGCGCACTGGCATCATTTCCATTACCGCGTCGGTGAGATGATCGGCCTCGACCGCGAGACGCGCGAGATATTGCTCGCCGCTTATGTCGACGACGAAGGCCACGAAGTCACCGCGCCGCGCCGCGTTCCCTACGACACGCTGATCATCGCGATCGGCAGTATGAGCAACGATTTCGCGACGCCCGGCGTGAGCGAGCACGCGGTCTCGCTCGATACGCCCACACAGGCGGATCGTTTCCATCGCCGTCTCGTCAACGCGGCGATCCGCGCGCACGCGCAGGATCACCCTTTGCGCCCCGGCCAACTCAACGTCGCAATCATCGGCGCGGGCGCGACCGGCACCGAACTCGCCGCCGAACTCCACTACACGACGCGTCAGCTCGTGATGTATGGCCTCGATCGCATCGACGTCGAGCGCGACGTGAAGATCAACCTCATCGACGCCGCGCCGCGCATTCTGCCGGCGCTTCCCGAGCGTCTCTCCGTCGCGGCCGCGAAGCTGCTCGAGAAGCTCGGCGTCAAGATTTTCACCGGCGCGCGCGTCACCGCCGTCACGGCGGACGGCGTGAAACTCGACGGCGATGTGCTGATCCCGGCCGAGCTCGTCGTCTGGGCGGCGGGCGTCAAAGCGCCGGACTTTCTGCGCGACATCGGCGGGCTCGAAAACAATCGCGCCAACCAACTGGTGGTCACGCCGACGCTGCAGTCGACGCGCGATCCGAACATTTTTGCGATCGGCGATTGCGCCGCCTGCACATGGGATCAACCCGGCAAGCTCGTGCCGCCGCGCGCGCAGGCCGCGCATCAGCAGGCGTCGCACATGGTCGGACAGATTCGCCGCGTGCTCGCCGGCGAAGCGCTCAAAGTCTGGCGCTACCGCGATTTCGGTTCCCTCGTCTCACTTGGCGAATATTCGACGGTCGGCAATCTGATGGGCGGACTCGCCGGGCGCAGCTTATGGATCGAAGGCCTCTTCGCACGGCTGACATACAAATCGCTCTACAAGATGCATCAGCTTGCGCTGCACGGCTTCTGGAAGGTGTCGCTCGATACGCTCGCGCGGCTGATCACGCGGCGCACCGAGCCGCATGTGAAGCTCCACTGA
- a CDS encoding GntR family transcriptional regulator: MSERPGDRAAAIYRALRQAIIEQALAPGAKLPEDAIGEKFGASRTIVRRALSQLAADGLVDLRPNRGAAVATPSWEEAHDTFEARLAMERLVVSRLVGNLTKDQVRKLNEHVVAEERTQGQSEPRSIRLATEFHLLLAEMTGSPVLLRYVTELGLRCGLILALYARPHSSDCAISEHREIIEALVAGDEARAIAVMDQHLHAVTSRALITQRSAKGRDIQDILAMYAEPNVSKSGSKRRA, encoded by the coding sequence ATGAGTGAAAGGCCTGGCGACCGCGCGGCCGCGATCTATCGTGCGCTGCGCCAGGCCATCATCGAACAGGCGCTGGCGCCCGGCGCCAAACTCCCCGAAGACGCGATCGGCGAGAAGTTCGGCGCGAGCCGCACCATTGTGCGCCGCGCGCTCAGCCAGCTCGCGGCGGACGGCCTCGTCGATCTTCGCCCGAATCGCGGCGCTGCGGTCGCGACGCCGAGCTGGGAGGAGGCGCACGACACGTTTGAGGCGCGCCTCGCGATGGAGCGTCTCGTCGTCTCGCGCCTCGTCGGCAATTTGACCAAGGACCAAGTCCGCAAACTGAACGAACACGTCGTCGCGGAAGAGCGCACGCAAGGTCAATCGGAGCCGCGTTCGATTCGTCTCGCGACCGAATTCCATCTGCTGCTTGCTGAGATGACCGGCAGCCCGGTGCTGCTGCGCTACGTCACCGAGCTCGGCCTGCGCTGCGGCCTCATCTTGGCGCTCTACGCGCGCCCGCATTCGTCGGACTGCGCGATCAGCGAACATCGCGAGATCATCGAAGCACTGGTCGCCGGCGATGAGGCCCGCGCAATCGCCGTGATGGACCAGCATCTCCACGCGGTGACCAGCCGCGCGCTGATCACGCAGCGCAGCGCCAAGGGCCGCGACATTCAGGACATTCTCGCGATGTATGCGGAGCCGAACGTTTCGAAATCAGGTAGCAAACGCCGCGCTTAG
- a CDS encoding AbrB family transcriptional regulator gives MSQPEPAPTVPPAKTIDWWRVGETLALGFGGGIALGLTGFPAGWMSGAILAVSVAALAGRQVQMPTALTRVTFALTGISMGATVTPETVAGMANWPISLVILAVAVIALTAAVAVYLRMVHGWEPGSALLGAFPGAMATTLILAVQYKADVRAIAIVQTVRVVAIAVLLPTAIAVMGLSGSPVTVATISPLDRPFELAILVVVSVAAAYVTQLLRFPGGLIFGSMTASAILHGTGLIHVSLPRWLTIATFMMLGSLVGTRFAGTSLATLRHLASAAFGALLVSATVAFAAAFLAAWILGRDVGTLVIAYAPGALDAMMILALALNLEPAFVGAHHLARFLLVLLSMPIIVKLMQRLRKSDTPPGDSQ, from the coding sequence GTGAGCCAGCCCGAACCAGCACCGACTGTTCCGCCCGCCAAAACCATCGATTGGTGGCGCGTCGGCGAGACCTTGGCACTCGGCTTCGGCGGCGGCATCGCGCTGGGGCTCACGGGTTTTCCGGCCGGATGGATGTCAGGCGCCATTCTGGCGGTTTCGGTCGCGGCTTTGGCCGGCCGGCAGGTTCAGATGCCGACCGCACTGACACGCGTGACCTTCGCGCTCACCGGCATCTCGATGGGCGCCACCGTGACGCCGGAAACGGTCGCCGGGATGGCGAACTGGCCGATCAGCCTGGTGATCCTGGCGGTCGCCGTGATCGCGCTGACGGCCGCAGTGGCGGTGTATCTGCGCATGGTGCATGGCTGGGAGCCAGGCTCCGCCCTGCTCGGTGCGTTTCCGGGCGCGATGGCGACGACGCTGATTCTTGCCGTACAATACAAGGCCGATGTGCGCGCCATCGCGATCGTGCAGACCGTGCGCGTCGTCGCGATCGCGGTGCTGCTGCCGACGGCGATCGCCGTGATGGGGCTGAGCGGATCGCCCGTCACGGTCGCGACGATCTCGCCACTTGATCGGCCTTTCGAACTGGCGATCTTGGTCGTCGTTTCGGTCGCGGCCGCTTATGTGACGCAGCTGCTCCGGTTTCCGGGCGGATTGATTTTCGGCTCGATGACGGCGTCCGCCATCCTGCACGGCACCGGATTGATCCATGTCTCGCTGCCGCGCTGGCTGACCATCGCGACCTTCATGATGCTCGGCTCGCTGGTCGGCACGCGCTTCGCCGGTACGAGCCTCGCAACACTGCGGCATCTCGCGAGCGCCGCGTTCGGCGCGCTGCTGGTAAGCGCGACCGTCGCTTTTGCGGCAGCATTCCTGGCGGCTTGGATCCTTGGCCGCGATGTCGGCACGTTGGTGATCGCTTATGCGCCCGGCGCGCTCGACGCGATGATGATCCTCGCGCTCGCGCTCAACCTTGAACCGGCTTTTGTCGGCGCGCACCATCTCGCGCGATTCCTGCTGGTGCTGCTGTCGATGCCGATCATCGTGAAACTGATGCAGCGGCTCCGGAAATCGGATACGCCGCCGGGCGATAGCCAATAG
- a CDS encoding pyridoxal phosphate-dependent aminotransferase: MANAARSDSGDNLVQALSAPARLAPESGIVEVMNYGRRSCRAVMPLWAGEGDLPTPAFIQEAAAEGLRRGETFYTWQRGIPDLRQALAGYHTRLYGKPFEPENFYITGSGMQAIQIVLAMVAQDGDEVLIPTPTWPNAAAATGVIGARAVEIPMTFGNAGWTLDFERIEQAITPKTRALFLVSPSNPTGWTATLEDLRHTLAMARKHGLWIVADETYARFWYGEGERAPSYLDVMEPEDRVLFVNTFSKNWAMTGWRMGWILAHPSLGQVIENLIQYSTSGVAQFMQRAGVAAIEHGEDFVAQQIARSRESRDIITTALGASPRVRFGAPQGAFYLFFSVDGVKDMRQLAFRLIDEGGVGLAPGTAFGAGGDNYLRICFARNPEHIRQAAASIVKVLES; this comes from the coding sequence GTGGCGAACGCAGCGCGCAGCGATAGCGGCGATAACCTTGTCCAGGCTTTAAGCGCACCGGCGCGGCTTGCACCGGAAAGCGGCATCGTCGAAGTGATGAATTACGGGCGCCGCAGTTGCCGTGCCGTGATGCCGCTGTGGGCCGGCGAAGGCGATTTACCGACGCCTGCGTTCATCCAGGAAGCAGCCGCCGAGGGCCTGCGCCGCGGCGAGACGTTCTACACTTGGCAGCGCGGAATTCCGGATTTGCGTCAAGCGCTCGCGGGTTATCACACGCGCCTCTACGGCAAGCCGTTCGAGCCGGAGAATTTCTACATCACGGGCTCCGGCATGCAGGCGATCCAGATCGTCCTCGCGATGGTCGCGCAGGACGGCGACGAAGTGCTGATCCCGACGCCGACCTGGCCGAACGCGGCAGCGGCGACCGGTGTTATCGGGGCGCGCGCGGTCGAGATTCCGATGACGTTCGGCAATGCAGGCTGGACTCTCGATTTCGAACGCATCGAGCAGGCGATCACGCCGAAGACGCGCGCACTGTTCCTCGTCTCGCCGTCGAACCCGACCGGCTGGACCGCGACGCTCGAGGATCTTCGCCACACGCTCGCGATGGCGCGGAAGCACGGTCTGTGGATCGTCGCGGACGAGACCTACGCGCGCTTCTGGTATGGCGAGGGCGAGCGCGCGCCGTCGTATCTCGACGTGATGGAGCCGGAAGACCGCGTTCTGTTCGTCAACACGTTCTCGAAGAACTGGGCGATGACGGGCTGGCGCATGGGCTGGATACTGGCGCATCCCTCACTCGGTCAGGTGATCGAGAATCTTATCCAGTACTCGACGTCCGGCGTTGCGCAGTTCATGCAGCGCGCCGGCGTTGCGGCGATCGAGCACGGCGAAGACTTCGTCGCGCAACAGATCGCGCGATCGCGCGAATCCCGCGACATCATCACGACAGCGCTTGGCGCGAGCCCGCGCGTGCGCTTCGGCGCGCCACAGGGCGCGTTCTATCTGTTCTTCTCGGTCGACGGCGTGAAAGACATGCGGCAGCTCGCCTTCCGTCTAATCGACGAGGGAGGCGTTGGCCTCGCGCCCGGCACAGCGTTCGGCGCCGGCGGCGACAACTATCTGCGCATCTGCTTTGCGCGGAACCCCGAGCATATCCGCCAAGCCGCGGCGAGCATCGTGAAGGTGCTGGAAAGCTGA
- the mscL gene encoding large conductance mechanosensitive channel protein MscL: MLEEFKKFALKGNVVDLAIGVIIGAAFGKIVESLVADIIMPIFGAIGGLDFSNYFIRLSSAVTATSLADAKKQGAVLAYGNFITIAINFMIIAAALFVVIKLINRVKKKEEAAPSEPPKQEVLLSEIRDLLAKKP; encoded by the coding sequence ATGTTAGAAGAGTTTAAAAAATTCGCGCTGAAGGGCAATGTCGTCGATCTGGCGATCGGCGTGATTATCGGTGCGGCGTTCGGCAAAATCGTCGAGTCGCTGGTCGCCGACATCATTATGCCGATTTTCGGCGCCATCGGCGGTCTGGACTTTTCCAACTACTTCATTCGGCTTTCGAGCGCCGTGACGGCGACGTCGCTGGCGGACGCGAAGAAGCAGGGCGCGGTTCTCGCCTACGGCAACTTCATCACGATCGCGATCAATTTCATGATCATCGCGGCGGCGCTGTTCGTCGTGATCAAGCTGATCAATCGCGTGAAGAAGAAGGAAGAGGCAGCTCCGAGCGAGCCGCCGAAGCAGGAAGTGCTGCTGTCGGAAATCCGCGATTTGCTCGCCAAGAAGCCGTAA
- the egtD gene encoding L-histidine N(alpha)-methyltransferase, with the protein MSLATALLPQTHDEKAEFAQDVLRGLSATRKYLAPKYFYDARGAELFDQITALPEYYPTRTEMAILRDHARDIANLIPPGAALVEFGAGSSRKARILLGATRNIAAYVPVDISADWLQHEAEGVARDFPRLDVVPVAADFMHPFDLPVEIAGAPRVGFFPGSTIGNLEPAEARQFLFGVGATLGPGAILVIGVDLVKDRGTLNAAYNDAAGVTAAFNLNLLTRINRELGGTFDLGQFEHHAYFNKAASRIEMHLVSRDDQRVRVGKNAFRFRQGESIHTESSYKYTIETFQALARDSGWQSLSAWTDPDDKFSVHALQLRD; encoded by the coding sequence ATGTCGCTCGCCACCGCACTGCTACCGCAGACCCATGACGAGAAGGCCGAGTTCGCGCAGGACGTATTGCGCGGATTGTCCGCAACGCGAAAGTATCTGGCGCCCAAGTATTTCTACGATGCGCGCGGCGCCGAGTTGTTCGACCAGATCACGGCGCTGCCGGAGTATTATCCGACGCGCACCGAGATGGCGATCTTGCGCGATCATGCGCGCGATATCGCGAATTTGATTCCGCCGGGTGCAGCGCTTGTCGAGTTCGGCGCAGGCTCAAGCCGCAAAGCGCGCATCCTGCTCGGCGCGACGCGGAACATCGCGGCTTACGTCCCGGTCGATATTTCAGCCGATTGGCTGCAGCACGAAGCCGAAGGCGTCGCGCGCGATTTTCCGCGGCTCGATGTCGTTCCGGTCGCGGCGGACTTCATGCATCCGTTCGACCTGCCGGTCGAGATCGCGGGCGCGCCGCGCGTCGGCTTCTTTCCGGGCTCGACGATCGGAAATCTGGAACCGGCCGAAGCGCGGCAATTCCTGTTCGGCGTCGGCGCGACGCTGGGGCCAGGCGCGATCCTGGTGATCGGGGTCGATCTCGTGAAGGATCGCGGCACATTGAACGCGGCGTACAACGATGCGGCCGGTGTAACGGCGGCGTTCAACCTCAATCTGCTGACGCGCATCAATCGCGAACTCGGCGGTACGTTCGATCTCGGCCAATTCGAGCACCACGCCTATTTCAACAAAGCGGCCAGCCGGATCGAAATGCATCTCGTCAGCCGCGACGACCAGCGCGTCCGCGTGGGGAAGAATGCTTTCCGTTTCCGTCAGGGCGAGAGCATTCACACTGAGAGCAGCTACAAATACACAATCGAAACGTTCCAAGCTTTGGCACGTGACAGCGGGTGGCAGTCGCTGTCCGCCTGGACCGATCCGGACGACAAATTCTCCGTGCACGCGTTACAGCTGCGTGACTAG
- the egtB gene encoding ergothioneine biosynthesis protein EgtB gives MSREPALAPEKQKWLDAFRSVRDETERRAAPLTPEDQIIQSMPDASPIKWHRAHTTWFFEQFLLTPHQPEYKPFDDRFAFLFNSYYVSAGPRFSRPQRGLITRPDAAEVTAYRGHVDDAVETLIRDANDALMAELTPIIEIGLNHEQQHQELMLTDILHAFAQNPTFPAYDANWTLPQSRGAAEFVAVPNGIQRIGHGDTSFSFDNEGPAHDVLINPVSVSRSLVTNREWLGFIEDGGYTTPTLWLSDGWATVQNDPWEAPGHWRREGDGWRQMTLGGERAIDLDAPVSHVSYYEADAFARWSGKHLPSEAEWEVAARAGLLDDAYGIVWQWTRSAYAPYPGYAAIEGALGEYNGKFMINQMVLRGSSVATPDDHTRVTYRNFFYPPHRWQFTGLRLASFS, from the coding sequence ATGTCGCGTGAGCCGGCATTGGCACCCGAAAAACAGAAATGGCTCGATGCCTTCCGGTCGGTTCGTGACGAGACGGAACGCAGGGCCGCGCCGCTCACGCCGGAAGATCAGATCATCCAGTCGATGCCGGATGCGAGCCCGATCAAATGGCACCGCGCGCATACGACGTGGTTCTTCGAGCAATTCCTGCTGACGCCGCATCAGCCCGAATACAAGCCGTTCGACGATCGCTTCGCGTTTCTCTTCAACTCCTATTACGTCTCGGCGGGTCCGCGCTTCTCGCGCCCGCAACGCGGACTGATCACGCGGCCGGACGCTGCCGAAGTGACCGCATACCGCGGGCATGTCGACGATGCGGTCGAGACGCTCATCCGCGACGCCAACGATGCGCTGATGGCGGAACTCACGCCGATCATCGAAATCGGGCTCAATCACGAGCAGCAACATCAGGAGTTGATGCTGACGGACATTCTCCACGCTTTCGCGCAGAACCCGACCTTCCCGGCTTACGACGCGAACTGGACATTGCCGCAATCGCGCGGCGCAGCGGAGTTCGTCGCGGTGCCGAACGGCATTCAGCGCATCGGCCACGGCGACACGTCGTTCTCGTTCGACAACGAAGGCCCGGCGCATGATGTGCTCATCAACCCGGTGAGCGTTTCGCGCAGCCTCGTCACCAACCGCGAGTGGCTCGGTTTCATCGAGGACGGCGGCTACACGACCCCGACGCTGTGGCTCTCGGACGGTTGGGCAACAGTGCAGAACGATCCGTGGGAAGCGCCCGGCCATTGGCGCCGTGAGGGGGATGGCTGGCGGCAGATGACGCTCGGCGGCGAGCGGGCGATTGATCTCGACGCGCCGGTGTCGCATGTCAGTTACTACGAGGCCGACGCTTTCGCGCGCTGGAGCGGCAAGCATCTGCCGAGCGAAGCCGAGTGGGAGGTCGCGGCACGCGCCGGTCTGCTGGACGATGCTTACGGCATCGTGTGGCAATGGACGCGCAGCGCGTATGCGCCCTATCCGGGTTATGCGGCCATCGAAGGCGCGCTCGGCGAATACAACGGCAAATTCATGATCAACCAGATGGTGCTGCGTGGCTCGTCCGTCGCGACACCGGACGATCACACGCGCGTCACGTATCGCAACTTCTTTTATCCGCCGCATCGCTGGCAGTTCACCGGCCTGCGCCTCGCCAGCTTCTCATAA
- the aztA gene encoding zinc ABC transporter ATP-binding protein AztA, with translation MTAALQFRDLTLGYDRHPAVHHLNGAVEKGALMAVVGPNGAGKSTLCKAVAGVLKPLAGRIERGDVAATDIAYLPQAAEIDRTFPINVFDMVAMGAWRRAGLFGRIGKQDRARIETAIQSVGLAGFESRPIGSLSGGQMQRTLFARLLLQEARIILLDEPFTAIDAKTASDLFDVVRRWHAEERTVVAVLHDLELVRTGFPQTLLLAREPVAWGPTSEVLTPENLLRARRMCEAFDEGAEACAHQAA, from the coding sequence ATGACGGCCGCGCTGCAATTCCGCGATCTGACCCTCGGTTACGACCGCCATCCGGCCGTCCACCACCTCAACGGGGCGGTGGAGAAGGGGGCCCTGATGGCCGTCGTCGGCCCGAACGGCGCCGGTAAATCGACCCTCTGCAAGGCTGTCGCCGGCGTTTTGAAGCCGCTCGCCGGCCGCATCGAGCGTGGCGACGTTGCGGCGACCGATATCGCCTACCTTCCGCAGGCCGCCGAAATCGATCGCACTTTCCCGATCAACGTCTTCGACATGGTCGCGATGGGCGCCTGGCGCCGCGCCGGGCTCTTCGGCCGAATCGGGAAGCAGGACCGCGCCCGTATTGAAACGGCGATCCAGTCCGTCGGCCTCGCCGGCTTCGAATCGCGCCCGATCGGCTCGCTCTCCGGCGGCCAGATGCAGCGCACCTTGTTCGCGCGCCTGCTGCTGCAGGAAGCGCGCATCATTCTGCTCGACGAGCCGTTCACGGCGATCGACGCGAAAACCGCCTCTGACCTCTTCGACGTCGTGCGCCGCTGGCATGCGGAAGAACGCACCGTCGTCGCGGTGCTGCACGATCTCGAACTCGTCCGCACCGGCTTCCCGCAGACGCTGCTGCTGGCGCGCGAGCCGGTCGCCTGGGGGCCGACCTCCGAAGTGCTGACGCCGGAAAATCTGCTGCGCGCGCGCCGCATGTGCGAGGCCTTCGACGAAGGCGCCGAAGCCTGCGCGCATCAGGCCGCGTGA
- a CDS encoding metal ABC transporter permease: MRRALVGTIVLAFGAGPIGVFLMLRRMSLVGDAMAHAILPGAAIGFMVAGLNLFAMTAGGIVAGVLVAVLTGIVARVTELKEDASLAAFYLLSLALGVTIVSLKGTNVDLLHVLFGTVLALDDPTLILIGSITTVTLLVLAMLYRPLVLECVDPGFLRSVSRSGGPTHLVFMALVVINLVAGFHALGTLLAVGLMMLPAAVSRFWVRDITAMIIFSVATGAVCGLIGLLVSYHAGVPSGPAIILVAGIAYIASVIFGRHGGLWRQLFPGRHLEA, translated from the coding sequence ATGCGCCGCGCGCTGGTCGGCACCATCGTGCTGGCATTCGGCGCCGGTCCGATCGGCGTCTTCCTGATGCTGCGCCGCATGAGCCTCGTCGGCGACGCGATGGCGCACGCGATCCTTCCCGGCGCCGCCATCGGCTTCATGGTCGCGGGCCTTAATCTCTTCGCGATGACGGCCGGAGGAATCGTCGCCGGCGTTCTCGTCGCGGTGCTCACCGGCATCGTCGCGCGTGTCACGGAACTGAAGGAAGACGCATCTCTCGCGGCTTTCTACCTGCTCTCGCTCGCGCTCGGCGTCACCATCGTGTCCCTGAAGGGCACCAACGTCGATCTGCTGCACGTGCTGTTCGGCACCGTGCTCGCGCTCGATGATCCAACGCTGATCCTCATCGGCTCGATCACGACCGTGACGTTGCTGGTGCTCGCGATGCTGTACCGGCCGCTCGTGCTCGAATGCGTCGATCCTGGCTTCCTGCGTTCGGTCAGCCGCTCGGGGGGCCCGACGCATCTCGTGTTCATGGCGCTCGTTGTGATCAATCTCGTCGCCGGCTTCCACGCGCTCGGCACGCTGCTCGCCGTCGGCCTCATGATGCTGCCCGCCGCCGTATCGCGCTTCTGGGTGCGCGACATCACCGCGATGATCATCTTCTCGGTCGCGACAGGCGCGGTGTGCGGACTGATCGGCCTGCTCGTCTCGTATCACGCCGGCGTTCCGTCCGGCCCGGCGATCATCCTCGTCGCCGGCATCGCCTACATCGCGTCGGTGATCTTCGGCCGCCACGGCGGCTTGTGGCGGCAACTGTTCCCAGGCCGCCACCTGGAAGCCTGA
- a CDS encoding CobW family GTP-binding protein: MSEKTPVTVITGYLGAGKTTLLNRILSEPHGKKYAVIVNEFGEIGIDNDIIVNADEEVFEMNNGCVCCTVRGDLIRILEGLMRRKGKFDAIIVETTGLADPAPVAQTFFMDENIGAKTKLDAVVTVADAKWLRERLSDAPEAKNQVAFADVIIINKTDLVTPEELRAVEMRIRAINPYAKIHRTERCSLPIADVLSRNAFDLERILDIEPEFLTADDHDHDHHHGDHDHHHDHGHGLKHYHDEDMQSLSLKSEKPLDPDKFFPWVQNLVQVEGPNILRTKGILAFKDDPQRFVFQGVHMILDGAPQRDWKSDEARDSRIVFIGRNLPEQEIRAGFEACVA; this comes from the coding sequence ATGTCCGAAAAGACCCCCGTCACGGTGATCACCGGCTATCTCGGCGCCGGCAAGACGACGCTCCTCAACCGCATCCTGTCGGAGCCGCACGGCAAAAAATACGCGGTGATCGTCAACGAATTCGGCGAGATCGGCATCGACAACGACATCATCGTCAACGCGGACGAGGAAGTCTTCGAGATGAACAACGGCTGCGTCTGCTGCACGGTGCGCGGCGATCTCATCCGCATCCTCGAAGGCCTGATGCGCCGCAAGGGCAAGTTCGACGCGATCATCGTCGAGACGACCGGCCTCGCCGATCCGGCCCCGGTCGCTCAGACTTTCTTTATGGACGAGAATATCGGCGCGAAAACGAAGCTCGACGCCGTCGTCACGGTGGCGGATGCAAAATGGCTGCGCGAGCGCCTATCGGATGCGCCGGAAGCAAAGAATCAGGTCGCCTTCGCGGACGTGATCATCATCAACAAGACGGATCTGGTGACGCCGGAGGAATTGCGCGCGGTCGAGATGCGCATTCGCGCGATCAACCCGTATGCGAAGATCCACCGCACTGAGCGTTGCTCGCTGCCGATCGCCGACGTCTTGTCACGCAATGCCTTCGATCTCGAGCGCATCCTCGACATCGAGCCGGAATTCCTGACTGCCGACGATCATGACCACGATCATCACCACGGCGATCACGATCATCACCACGATCACGGCCACGGCCTGAAGCACTATCACGACGAAGACATGCAGTCGTTGTCGCTGAAGTCTGAGAAGCCGCTCGATCCGGACAAGTTCTTCCCGTGGGTGCAGAACCTCGTGCAGGTCGAAGGCCCGAACATTCTGCGCACCAAGGGCATTTTGGCGTTCAAGGACGATCCGCAGCGTTTCGTCTTTCAGGGCGTGCACATGATTCTCGACGGCGCGCCGCAGCGCGATTGGAAGTCGGACGAGGCGCGCGACAGCCGCATCGTCTTCATCGGCCGCAATCTGCCGGAGCAGGAAATCCGCGCCGGCTTCGAGGCGTGCGTCGCGTAG